ttaactTTAACGAATTGTTCAAAGACATCATTTCCTGATACGCCATGTTCATGGCCACGTATTCGGCCTGACATGTGGACAGTTCAACATAAGGTTGCTTTAGAATTTTTCATGCCAATACATCTCCGAACAATTTTACAATATAACCACTCGTGGTCAAGGAGCCCTTGCAGTCTGAGAAACTGGCATCTGAGTACCCTTGAATATCATTTTCTGCGCCCGTATATCTCAGAGAAATATGTTTTCTCCTTTTAAGGTACCTCAAAACTCTCTTAGCCATTGCCCACTCATGTTCCGTGGGTTTTACCTGATGCCTGCTCAAAAAATTTACTGCGTAGTTGATGTCTGGTCTCGTCGCACCCGCCAAGTACAACAAACATCCTACCACCTCTCTGTAAGGAGCATTTAGTTCTGTTTTGTCTAAGTCTTGAACCTCTCCGTCATAAACACATTCTCGCATCTTTCTTGCCCAATTTTCAACTTGCATTGTTGCCATTGGCGATCTTTGTGGATATGCTTCGCTGAACCCGTATTTCTCAAAAAGTTTCTCGATGCACTTTTCTTGAGACAGTTCTAATGCACGTTTGTCTCTATTTCGTCTAATTCTAATTCCGAGAAACTCCTTTAGCTCACCCAAAATGCTCATTTTAAATTCTGTATTAAGTTTCCCTTTGACTTCGTCAAGCTAGcttgattaaata
This DNA window, taken from Belonocnema kinseyi isolate 2016_QV_RU_SX_M_011 chromosome 9, B_treatae_v1, whole genome shotgun sequence, encodes the following:
- the LOC117180460 gene encoding secreted RxLR effector protein 161-like, whose amino-acid sequence is MSILGELKEFLGIRIRRNRDKRALELSQEKCIEKLFEKYGFSEAYPQRSPMATMQVENWARKMRECVYDGEVQDLDKTELNAPYREVVGCLLYLAGATRPDINYAVNFLSRHQVKPTEHEWAMAKRVLRYLKRRKHISLRYTGAENDIQGYSDASFSDCKGSLTTSGYIVKLFGDVLA